A stretch of Natator depressus isolate rNatDep1 chromosome 2, rNatDep2.hap1, whole genome shotgun sequence DNA encodes these proteins:
- the CSPG5 gene encoding chondroitin sulfate proteoglycan 5 isoform X1, protein MGSAAGAAGGPRRRPALLLALALLLAASPGAAPVSKRHPERQNAMDAPGAGWEGPPSPPDRGREQDPKSGELLRNVTAAGENSYTVEPSEAARVKESWRQTPADLPGLAAEGLGTAAAASADQVSGLAGAGISVRYYPGGISEENNEPSLCLGCPGGVDSQSAWPPKPLLAKDNEGAMEASSAVTSVAWSVNGEAVVLALSDTKGALESSIPVPESQEEAGSGDQPARASPGGMWNPGAFVELTVTPSADQVPMEMAGAASSSAGPGLSSDSAEKELLLEAFREMVLQPPTPDGRAPELGTQTLSSTGLAQDSAQKEEPLELWLVSSSNSPAQGALGHTDLTWLTTEVSPGLQLAVTPPVDALKTSEPPSDQLVSEIIDIDYYDLFDGESQGRGGGLEDFPARGPGGADSPKRKPDDKTTSWAIHELYDDFTPFDESDFYPTTSFYTDGDEDGEDDELDEEEEEEDGGGGLARDLEDENNSKLPTPATPKIQTTVQEAESTSRRYVIPPLQTFVVSGGSATSRPRPAETSRDLSQSAMAAGPGGENGTECRSGYVRHNNSCKSVCDIFPSYCHNGGHCYLVEGLGAFCRCNTQDYIWHKGIRCESIITDFQVMCVAVGSAALVVLLLFMMTVFFAKKLYLLKTENNKLRKTKYRTPSELHNDNFSLSTIAEGSHPNVRKLCNTPCNLSPHARALAYYDNVICQDDPNAPHKLQDSLKSCMKEEESFNIQNSMSPKHDNGKGEQDESGVNCLQNNLT, encoded by the exons ATGGGCAGCGCTGCCGGTGCCGCCGGGGGTCCCCGCCGGAgacctgccctgctgctggctctcGCCCTGCTCCTCGCGGCCAGCCCGGGGGCCGCTCCCG TGTCCAAAAGGCACCCAGAGCGCCAGAACGCCATGGATGCgccgggggctggctgggagggcCCCCCGTCACCCCCAGACCGTGGAAGGGAACAGGACCCCAAGAGCGGAGAGCTCCTGAGAAATGTCACTGCGGCAGGGGAAAATAGCTACACAGTGGAGCCCTCGGAGGCAGCCAGAGTGAAGGAATCCTGGAGACAGACACCTGCTGatctcccagggctggcagcagAAGGCTTAGGcacagctgctgcagcttccGCCGACCAAGTCAGCGGCCTTGCTGGAGCAGGGATCTCTGTACGGTATTATCCCGGCGGGATTAGCGAGGAGAACAATGAACCATCGCTCTGTTTGGGATGCCCCGGGGGGGTTGACAGCCAGAGTGCCTGGCCCCCGAAGCCTTTGTTGGCTAAGGACAATGAGGGGGCCATGGAAGCCTCGTCAGCCGTGACTAGTGTGGCTTGGTCTGTTAACGGGGAGGCCGTTGTTTTGGCATTAAGTGACACAAAGGGAGCGCTGGAGAGCTCCATCCCTGTCCCTGAGAGCCAGGAGGAGGCCGGGAGCGGAGACCAGCCTGCCAGGGCCTCTCCAGGTGGCATGTGGAACCCGGGAGCTTTCGTGGAGCTCACGGTCACCCCGTCCGCCGACCAGGTCCCCATGGAGATGGCGGGTGCAGCCAGCTCGTCGGCAGGACCAGGCCTCAGCTCTGACTCAGCCgagaaggagctgctgctggaggcctTCAGGGAAATGgtgctgcagccccccaccccggaTGGCCGTGCCCCTGAGCTGGGCACCCAGACTCTGAGCAGCACAGGGCTAGCACAGGACTCTGCCCAGAAGGAGGAGCCCCTGGAGCTGTGGCTAGTGTCGTCCAGCAACTCCCCAGCCCAAGGGGCTCTGGGCCACACCGATCTAACCTGGCTCACTACCGAGGTGTCCCCGGGGCTGCAGTTGGCCGTCACACCCCCTGTCGACGCTCTCAAGACCTCTGAGCCTCCCTCGGATCAGTTGGTCTCCGAGATCATTGACATCGACTACTACGACCTCTTTGATGGGGAGAGccaaggcaggggtgggggcctggAGGATTTCCCTGCCAGGGGCCCCGGGGGAGCAGACTCCCCCAAGAGGAAACCGGATGACAAGACGACGTCCTGGGCCATTCACGAGCTCTACGATGACTTCACGCCCTTCGACGAGTCGGACTTCTACCCCACCACCTCCTTCTACACGGACGGGGATGAGGATGGTGAAGATGACGAGCTGgacgaggaggaagaggaggaggatgggggtggTGGGCTGGCCAGGGACCTGGAGGATGAGAATAATTCCAAGCTGCCCACCCCGGCCACCCCTAAGATCCAGACCACGGTGCAGGAGGCTGAGTCCACCAGCCGCCGCTATGTCATCCCCCCGCTGCAGACCTTCGTTGTCTCTGGGGGTAGCGCCACCTCCAGACCTCGCCCGGCAGAGACCAGCAGGGACCTGAGCCAATCGGCCATGGCAGCGGGACCCGGCGGCGAGAACGGCACCGAGTGCAGGAGTGGCTATGTCAGGCATAACAACTCCTGCAAGTCCGTGTGCGACATCTTCCCCAGCTACTGCCACAACGGGGGCCACTGCTACCTCGTGGAGGGCCTGGGCGCTTTCTGCAG GTGCAACACCCAGGATTACATCTGGCACAAGGGGATTCGCTGCGAGTCCATCATCACCGACTTCCAGGTGATGTGCGTGGCCGTGGGCTCGGCGGCACTcgtggtcctgctgctcttcatgATGACTGTCTTCTTCGCCAAGAAGCTCTACCTGCTCAAGACTGAGAACAACAAGCTGCGCAAGACCAA GTACCGAACGCCGTCTGAGCTCCACAATGATAACTTTTCCCTGTCCACGATTGCCGAGGGCTCCCATCCAAATGTAAGGAAACTTTGCAACACCCCATGTAACCTCTCCCCTCATGCCCGTGCATTGGCTTACTATGATAACGTTATCTGTCAG
- the CSPG5 gene encoding chondroitin sulfate proteoglycan 5 isoform X2 encodes MGSAAGAAGGPRRRPALLLALALLLAASPGAAPVSKRHPERQNAMDAPGAGWEGPPSPPDRGREQDPKSGELLRNVTAAGENSYTVEPSEAARVKESWRQTPADLPGLAAEGLGTAAAASADQVSGLAGAGISVRYYPGGISEENNEPSLCLGCPGGVDSQSAWPPKPLLAKDNEGAMEASSAVTSVAWSVNGEAVVLALSDTKGALESSIPVPESQEEAGSGDQPARASPGGMWNPGAFVELTVTPSADQVPMEMAGAASSSAGPGLSSDSAEKELLLEAFREMVLQPPTPDGRAPELGTQTLSSTGLAQDSAQKEEPLELWLVSSSNSPAQGALGHTDLTWLTTEVSPGLQLAVTPPVDALKTSEPPSDQLVSEIIDIDYYDLFDGESQGRGGGLEDFPARGPGGADSPKRKPDDKTTSWAIHELYDDFTPFDESDFYPTTSFYTDGDEDGEDDELDEEEEEEDGGGGLARDLEDENNSKLPTPATPKIQTTVQEAESTSRRYVIPPLQTFVVSGGSATSRPRPAETSRDLSQSAMAAGPGGENGTECRSGYVRHNNSCKSVCDIFPSYCHNGGHCYLVEGLGAFCRCNTQDYIWHKGIRCESIITDFQVMCVAVGSAALVVLLLFMMTVFFAKKLYLLKTENNKLRKTKYRTPSELHNDNFSLSTIAEGSHPNDDPNAPHKLQDSLKSCMKEEESFNIQNSMSPKHDNGKGEQDESGVNCLQNNLT; translated from the exons ATGGGCAGCGCTGCCGGTGCCGCCGGGGGTCCCCGCCGGAgacctgccctgctgctggctctcGCCCTGCTCCTCGCGGCCAGCCCGGGGGCCGCTCCCG TGTCCAAAAGGCACCCAGAGCGCCAGAACGCCATGGATGCgccgggggctggctgggagggcCCCCCGTCACCCCCAGACCGTGGAAGGGAACAGGACCCCAAGAGCGGAGAGCTCCTGAGAAATGTCACTGCGGCAGGGGAAAATAGCTACACAGTGGAGCCCTCGGAGGCAGCCAGAGTGAAGGAATCCTGGAGACAGACACCTGCTGatctcccagggctggcagcagAAGGCTTAGGcacagctgctgcagcttccGCCGACCAAGTCAGCGGCCTTGCTGGAGCAGGGATCTCTGTACGGTATTATCCCGGCGGGATTAGCGAGGAGAACAATGAACCATCGCTCTGTTTGGGATGCCCCGGGGGGGTTGACAGCCAGAGTGCCTGGCCCCCGAAGCCTTTGTTGGCTAAGGACAATGAGGGGGCCATGGAAGCCTCGTCAGCCGTGACTAGTGTGGCTTGGTCTGTTAACGGGGAGGCCGTTGTTTTGGCATTAAGTGACACAAAGGGAGCGCTGGAGAGCTCCATCCCTGTCCCTGAGAGCCAGGAGGAGGCCGGGAGCGGAGACCAGCCTGCCAGGGCCTCTCCAGGTGGCATGTGGAACCCGGGAGCTTTCGTGGAGCTCACGGTCACCCCGTCCGCCGACCAGGTCCCCATGGAGATGGCGGGTGCAGCCAGCTCGTCGGCAGGACCAGGCCTCAGCTCTGACTCAGCCgagaaggagctgctgctggaggcctTCAGGGAAATGgtgctgcagccccccaccccggaTGGCCGTGCCCCTGAGCTGGGCACCCAGACTCTGAGCAGCACAGGGCTAGCACAGGACTCTGCCCAGAAGGAGGAGCCCCTGGAGCTGTGGCTAGTGTCGTCCAGCAACTCCCCAGCCCAAGGGGCTCTGGGCCACACCGATCTAACCTGGCTCACTACCGAGGTGTCCCCGGGGCTGCAGTTGGCCGTCACACCCCCTGTCGACGCTCTCAAGACCTCTGAGCCTCCCTCGGATCAGTTGGTCTCCGAGATCATTGACATCGACTACTACGACCTCTTTGATGGGGAGAGccaaggcaggggtgggggcctggAGGATTTCCCTGCCAGGGGCCCCGGGGGAGCAGACTCCCCCAAGAGGAAACCGGATGACAAGACGACGTCCTGGGCCATTCACGAGCTCTACGATGACTTCACGCCCTTCGACGAGTCGGACTTCTACCCCACCACCTCCTTCTACACGGACGGGGATGAGGATGGTGAAGATGACGAGCTGgacgaggaggaagaggaggaggatgggggtggTGGGCTGGCCAGGGACCTGGAGGATGAGAATAATTCCAAGCTGCCCACCCCGGCCACCCCTAAGATCCAGACCACGGTGCAGGAGGCTGAGTCCACCAGCCGCCGCTATGTCATCCCCCCGCTGCAGACCTTCGTTGTCTCTGGGGGTAGCGCCACCTCCAGACCTCGCCCGGCAGAGACCAGCAGGGACCTGAGCCAATCGGCCATGGCAGCGGGACCCGGCGGCGAGAACGGCACCGAGTGCAGGAGTGGCTATGTCAGGCATAACAACTCCTGCAAGTCCGTGTGCGACATCTTCCCCAGCTACTGCCACAACGGGGGCCACTGCTACCTCGTGGAGGGCCTGGGCGCTTTCTGCAG GTGCAACACCCAGGATTACATCTGGCACAAGGGGATTCGCTGCGAGTCCATCATCACCGACTTCCAGGTGATGTGCGTGGCCGTGGGCTCGGCGGCACTcgtggtcctgctgctcttcatgATGACTGTCTTCTTCGCCAAGAAGCTCTACCTGCTCAAGACTGAGAACAACAAGCTGCGCAAGACCAA GTACCGAACGCCGTCTGAGCTCCACAATGATAACTTTTCCCTGTCCACGATTGCCGAGGGCTCCCATCCAAAT